From the Streptococcus sanguinis genome, the window TATTGTGCAGGCGAGAGGACTCTTGAAAGCTATAAGTCAGCCCTGGCCAATCCTTTAGATAGGAAGCCAAGGCTTCTGCATCTGTCATACCAGCCTGACGGTAGCGCTCCCTGACCCACTGGGCCTGCTGGCAGGAAATGACATAGCGAAACTGATGCAGCTGCTTTTTGAGCTTTTGATTACCATCCTTTTGGCTCAAATCATCTGCCGGAAAAGCCTGGCGCAAGGTCCTTGAGAAAATCTTCCAAAAGCCATCATGCGGTGTTAGGCCTGGAGCAATTCGAGCCAGCAAAAAATCTGTCTCTGACTTGTCCCCGCTCAACTCCTCAGGCATATTAACAATATTCATAGCCATAACCAGCAGTTCCTGAGCTCCTAACCTGCTGTTCTGAGCATTCTCAGCCTGCCAGAGCTTTTGAAAAAAGGGACTGCCAAAAAGCTGAGCTTCCTGAAGGTAATCTCCTTCTTCTGTCAATGTTTTCCCTTGCACACTAATCTCTGCAAAAACTCGTTCCAGTGCTGCCCGAGACCAACCAATTGATTGCAATTGCTGAAAGAGCTGCTCTTTCTCTTCTTTCGGATACATGGCTTCCCTCCTTTCTTTTTTCTATTATACCCACATAGAAAACCGCCCGTCAAGCAACGAGCGGTCTTCTTATTCACGAATTTCTTATCCTTTGATGGCAATAAAGGGTGTTCCTTCTGTATTATCCGTCGGATCTACACTCTTGACTCCAAAGAGATAGTCTACTGGATACCAGCCATTATTAGCTGCATTATAAGGGTCACGGACATAGGTTTTTCCATTGTCATAGCCTTTGAGAACCAGCTCATGAGTGACTGGATAATGGGCAAAGATGCTGGTACCAACGGCACCTAGGACATGATGCCCCTGCGAAAGCACTTCTTTGACTGCAGAAGCTGTAAACAGGGTCTCAGTCGTCAGATCCCAGTGCTGGGCAGCGCGAACAATACCACGGCTGCTGGTGCCAAATCCATCTTTATTAAATTCATTGGTATTATTGTATAGGTAATCCGCAACGGTTGTTGGAAGCACTTCTGTCCCAGTAATTCCAGAAATAACCATGGCTAGCGTTGTCGGCACGCATCCTGTCGCATCCATGCTGTAAGGACCATACTTCCTGCCACCCCAGCGACCATCACGCTGTGAGTAGTACGGAGTATTGTAAACCGCTTTTGATACCTGGGTCGTAGTAGCATCAACAGCGATGAGCTGACCATTGTCCTGCTTATAGTAAAGATGAATCTTGTACTCGCCGGTAGAAAGCTTATGGTCACTAGCTCGGACTGTGATCTTATAGGTGCCATTCGCCTGCTTTTGAGCTAAATACCATTTGACATCATCCTGATCCTTATCTGTGGACCAAGTTGGCAGATAGACTGCTTGAATTCCACCTGGATTGGAGACATTTGTCACAACCACATCAAAAGTTCCTGTTCGCGCATTATTGTTTTGGATATTGATTTTTCCAGTCGCACGGATATTTTCAGGTGCTACAGAAACCATCAGCTTCTCGCCACCCGCACCTTGCATCTGGCCATCCTCGTTCAGATAGTAAAGATGAACCTTGTACTCACCTACTGAAAACTTATGATCCTGAGCTCGGACATGTTTTTTATAGGTGCCGTCAGCTTGGCGCTCAGCGATATACCACTGCACGTCGACTTGGTCATCCTTGCTGGACCATGTTGGCAGGTAGACCGCCTTCAGACCATCTGGAGCAACAATATCAGACACGACAATATCAAATTCGCCTGTCTGCGGATTGTTGTTCTGAATGGTGATCTTGCCCTGTGGTTGCGCGCGAGTAACCACCGTCTTTGTTGAGCCTGCACCCTGAAGCTGGCCTGAATCATTCACAAAATAGAGATGAACATTATACTCACCAAGGGAGTTCTTGTGGTTGCGGTAGCTGACATGCTTGAAATAGGTTCCATTGGCTCGTCTTTCGGCTGTGTACCATTGCACATCGTCTTGGTCGTTAGCGGTGGACCAGGTTGGAAGACTAACAGACTTCAGGCCATCTGGGGCAACAATATCAGAAACGACAATATCAAATTCACCTGTCTGCGGATTGTTGTTCTGAATGGTAATTTTACCCTG encodes:
- a CDS encoding DUF3114 domain-containing protein, translated to MYPKEEKEQLFQQLQSIGWSRAALERVFAEISVQGKTLTEEGDYLQEAQLFGSPFFQKLWQAENAQNSRLGAQELLVMAMNIVNMPEELSGDKSETDFLLARIAPGLTPHDGFWKIFSRTLRQAFPADDLSQKDGNQKLKKQLHQFRYVISCQQAQWVRERYRQAGMTDAEALASYLKDWPGLTYSFQESSRLHNKAYIDKKSEQAVYPDGQASQANIKILIDFHTEFILDQTGRFLNIIDPEGASQNGIVNGASFNYGERNRPVNQASHTRYDVKTPAIWDPRFRRLVIENGGRKFKSPQNNRGPLGYRSAKSPYARKGRSAYKQAKAEIAQFKKLLNRPSFLLRSWACFRQFWQKFFAQKNTD
- a CDS encoding GBS Bsp-like repeat-containing protein, with amino-acid sequence MKKRRMMASRAEKFTRFGIRKCSLGAVSVAIATGLAFLGSGAVQAEQLTPSQTADSVAVSQAVENQASTAATPTVTETSLSSMDKAAPAPEAVTPDASQIPTSSDTSARPTSSDPVENAHPKSDTVASTENQPAVADDSEKSDASNQLAQAASATERPLAAEVKKPQGKITIQNNNPQTGEFDIVVSDIVAPDGLKSVYLPTWSAANDQDDVQWYTAERRADGTYFKHVSYRNHKNSLGEYNVHLYFVNDAGQLQGAGSAKTVVDRAQPKGKITIQNNNPQTGEFDIVVSDIVAPDGLKAVYLPTWSAANDQDDVQWYTAERRADGTYFKHVSYRNHKNSLGEYNVHLYFVNDAGQLQGAGSAKTVVTRAQPQGKITIQNNNPQTGEFDIVVSDIVAPDGLKAVYLPTWSVANDQDDVQWYTAERRADGTYFKHVNYRNHKNSLGEYNVHLYFMNDAGQLQGAGSAKTVVTRAQPQGKITIQNNNPQTGEFDIVVSDIVAPDGLKSVSLPTWSTANDQDDVQWYTAERRANGTYFKHVSYRNHKNSLGEYNVHLYFVNDSGQLQGAGSTKTVVTRAQPQGKITIQNNNPQTGEFDIVVSDIVAPDGLKAVYLPTWSSKDDQVDVQWYIAERQADGTYKKHVRAQDHKFSVGEYKVHLYYLNEDGQMQGAGGEKLMVSVAPENIRATGKINIQNNNARTGTFDVVVTNVSNPGGIQAVYLPTWSTDKDQDDVKWYLAQKQANGTYKITVRASDHKLSTGEYKIHLYYKQDNGQLIAVDATTTQVSKAVYNTPYYSQRDGRWGGRKYGPYSMDATGCVPTTLAMVISGITGTEVLPTTVADYLYNNTNEFNKDGFGTSSRGIVRAAQHWDLTTETLFTASAVKEVLSQGHHVLGAVGTSIFAHYPVTHELVLKGYDNGKTYVRDPYNAANNGWYPVDYLFGVKSVDPTDNTEGTPFIAIKG